GAAGAGGGAAATGCCCGAAGAGGCGGTCGTGATGCTAAACACACCACCCGGCCTCAAAAGTACTCTCTCAGCCGAGTTGACTAAAGCTGGGCTGACCAAGAGCCGCTCGGAGGCAAGGCGACTCTTGGCTCAGTGTGCTATTGAAATCAATGGAGAGGCGGTTACCGAGGATTTGGAAATGGCACAAATTAAGAAAGGCAGCGTAATAAAAGTGGGCAAACGGCGATTTGCAAAAATTGCCGATGGTAATTAATAAAATTATTAAAAATGGAGGTACAAAATGCAACAGTTAAGAATACCTGGACCCACCCCTTGTCCGCCGGAGGTTTTAAAAGCCATAGGCCGGCAGATGATAAATCACCGGGGCAAAGAATTTGCCGAGATTATGCGTGATATCACGCCTAAGCTGCAACAAGTCTTCCAAACGAAAAACGATGTTTTCTTGCTGACAGGCTCAGGCACCGGTGGCATGGAAGCGGCTGTTGTTAATACTTTATCCCCCGGTGATAAAGTCCTGGCTACCTCTTGCGGTTTCTTTGGCGATCGCTTTTCTGAAATTGCTGAAGCTTATGGCGCTGAGGTAAAACGCCTGAATTTCGAATGGGGTAAACCGGTTGACCCGGACGCTGTGCGCCAAGCCTTGAAAGCTGATTCTGGAATTAAAGCGGTGTTAGTGACGCATAATGAGACCTCCACCGGAGTCACCAATGACCTGAAATCCATCAGCGCTATTGCCAAAGAGTTCGACAAGCTTATACTGGTCGATGCTATAAGTGGGCTTGGCTCGATTGACCTGCCGGTTGATGCTTGGCAGTGTGATGTAGTGGTCACAGCTTCTCAGAAAGGCTGGATGGTACCACCAGGATTGGCGATGGTCAGCGTCAGCGAGAAGGCATGGCAAGCCCACGCAAAAGCAAAAATGCACCGGTATTACTGGGATTTCACATCAGCCAAGAAATACTTAGAGAAGGGACAAACACCCACGACTCCTACTGTTTCTGTGTTCTTTGGCTTTGCTGTGGCACTCGATATGATGTTGGCCGAAGGCTTACCTAAACTCTTCGCCCGTCATGCCAAAATAGCTGGTCTGGCCCGAGACGGAGCTAAATCCATGGGGTTGTCTTTGTTCCCTGAAGAAAAGTATGCCTCAAATACCATAACCGCCATCAAGGCGTCAGACAAGCTCAATGTATCTAAGTTACTCCAGTTACTTGAAAATGAGCATGGCGTCGTATTGGCTGGTGGGCAGAGCAATCTATCAGGGAAAATCTTCCGCATCGGTCACCTGGGTTGGATAACAGAGAAGGATATTAAAGAAGTCTTAGATGCTATAAATAAAGCTTTGCCTATGGCAAGTTCATAAAAATTAGGGATAGGTCTTTAGGTCTGTCCGAGGAAGTGTGCCATGAAAATTCTTATTGCCGAC
This is a stretch of genomic DNA from Chloroflexota bacterium. It encodes these proteins:
- a CDS encoding alanine--glyoxylate aminotransferase family protein; translation: MQQLRIPGPTPCPPEVLKAIGRQMINHRGKEFAEIMRDITPKLQQVFQTKNDVFLLTGSGTGGMEAAVVNTLSPGDKVLATSCGFFGDRFSEIAEAYGAEVKRLNFEWGKPVDPDAVRQALKADSGIKAVLVTHNETSTGVTNDLKSISAIAKEFDKLILVDAISGLGSIDLPVDAWQCDVVVTASQKGWMVPPGLAMVSVSEKAWQAHAKAKMHRYYWDFTSAKKYLEKGQTPTTPTVSVFFGFAVALDMMLAEGLPKLFARHAKIAGLARDGAKSMGLSLFPEEKYASNTITAIKASDKLNVSKLLQLLENEHGVVLAGGQSNLSGKIFRIGHLGWITEKDIKEVLDAINKALPMASS